Proteins encoded together in one Antennarius striatus isolate MH-2024 chromosome 13, ASM4005453v1, whole genome shotgun sequence window:
- the si:ch1073-224n8.1 gene encoding uncharacterized protein si:ch1073-224n8.1 — MDSSPSNSGSSSVHSGNRKQSIINVPERTGVDSCYDRKADKAAYGGSQGSMTVTSLKSRLAPTIQTAMSAAVDTLLGEVVLVLNETQQELLHKEQENERLKVRLEVSERELKTLQECLCSAQKLIDQLQISYTGSQSVSQSVFAPSLSSMAALTSGLDRDHQSSRNVNGAGVDLGLGGSVDDSIHGFEPRDDYKMCQLSIQPDGSVTSHSLDFASNPPHMCSDSSRPDERQSQGAGGSSRFEIKEEQGQVSGSGQPNRKDSGMCNDNRVGDGEQSSHNVGDLGYVQVGGEEGSHRSFTQSLRHQRLVRDCSSGLPQSGGDGQKTMTRTSSAGRGDSVSPGRAEVSVGPSASDTAGDPSADRPHHCLECGKTFRLISSLKKHIRIHTGEKPYPCGVCGRRFRESGALKTHLRIHTGEKPYSCSECGNCFRHLDGLRKHRRTHTGEKPYVCAICGKRLSRLQHLKHHQLIHTGERPCCCPLCNRSFKEPAALRKHIRTHREEGGHMGIGVSDDTDPDAIDDINNLHPAAPSPQMRFGEWVAEEDDSSVVDCV; from the exons ATGGACTCTTCGCCATCAAATAGCGGTAGCAGCTCGGTCCACAGTGGAAATCGCAAACAAAGTATCATCAACGTTCCCGAGAGGACAGGGGTGGACTCTTGCTATGATCGGAAAGCAGACAAGGCTGCATACGGAGGGTCGCAGGGCAGCATGACTGTCACGTCGCTTAAATCCCGTCTCGCCCCGACAATTCAAACTGCCATGTCCGCCGCTGTGGACACTCTCCTCGGAGAAGTGGTGCTTGTGCTCAACGAGACTCAACAAGAGCTGCTGCATAAGGAACAAGAGAACGAAAGACTCAAAGTTCGCCTAGAAGTTTCTGAGAGGGAGTTGAAGACATTACAGGAGTGTCTGTGCAGTGCCCAGAAGCTCATAGATCAGCTTCAGATCTCTTACACGGGATCTCAGTCGGTTAGTCAGTCAGTTTTTGCCCCATCCTTGTCTTCCATGGCTGCATTGACATCAGGTTTGGACCGGGACCACCAGAGTTCACGAAATGTTAATGGAGCTGGTGTTGATTTGGGGCTTGGAGGCTCTGTGGATGATTCAATTCATGGGTTTGAGCCAAGAGATGACTACAAAATGTGCCAGCTATCAATCCAGCCAGATGGCTCTGTGACCAGCCATTCTCTGGACTTTGCATCCAACCCACCTCACATGTGCTCAGACTCCAGCAGACCAG ATGAGAGGCAGTCTCAGGGAGCAGGTGGATCTTCCAGGTTTGAGATTAAAGAGGAGCAAGGACAAGTGTCGGGTTCTGGTCAGCCCAACAGGAAGGATTCTGGGATGTGTAATGACAATAGAGTTGGGGATGGGGAGCAATCATCCCATAATGTTGGTGACCTCGGCTATGTTCAAGTTGGAGGGGAGGAAGGTTCCCATCGTTCATTCACTCAATCTCTGCGTCACCAAAGACTTGTCCGAGACTGCAGCAGTGGCCTGCCGCAGAGTGGAGGCGATGGACAGAAAACAATGACAAGGACTTCTTCGGCTGGGAGAGGAGACAGCGTTTCACCAGGCAGAGCAGAGGTCTCTGTAGGACCTTCTGCTTCTGACACAGCAGGGGATCCCTCTGCAGATCGTCCTCACCACTGCTTGGAGTGTGGAAAGACTTTCCGTCTGATCTCCAGCCTGAAGAAACACATCCGCATCCACACCGGAGAGAAGCCCTACCCGTGTGGAGTTTGTGGCCGCCGCTTTCGTGAGTCAGGCGCACTTAAAACCCACCTGCGAATACACACTGGTGAGAAGCCGTACTCTTGCTCTGAGTGTGGAAACTGCTTCCGTCACTTGGATGGTTTGCGCAAACATAGACGCACACACACCGGAGAAAAACCGTACGTGTGCGCCATCTGTGGGAAACGCCTCAGCCGCCTGCAGCACCTCAAACACCACCAGCtcatccacactggagagagacCATGCTGCTGCCCTCTCTGTAACCGCAGCTTTAAGGAGCCGGCAGCACTACGGAAACACATCCGTACACACCGGGAAGAAGGAGGTCACATGGGGATTGGTGTCAGCGACGACACAGATCCAGATGCCATAGATGACATTAATAATCTCCACCCAGCAGCTCCATCCCCTCAGATGAGGTTTGGGGAGTGGGTggcagaggaggatgacagctcAGTAGTGGACTGTGTGTAG